The stretch of DNA AGCGAGGAGCAAACTTGAACAGTCGGAGGAACTCACCCACAACGGCCGCTCAGACCAGCAGCAGCTCGAGGAGGCTAAAGTGCTGCCGGTAGTGTCTTCGGCTGCTCCTCCCCCACAGGTAAACAACGGCTGTAAGATGGTTTTAGAATAAGAAATGTATTGATTTATTGCTGTTGGTGAAAATTGCAATAAACTTGcaataaattgtaaattgtaaatgtcCTCAGGTTCCTCCAATGCAGCAGCCAATGGTcggtgtgggttctctccagccTCCTGTCTTTCCCGGTCCAATCGGCATGCCTCCGCCATCTTTCCCTCCAGgcgtcccccctcctcctttcatcaGGCCTGGCTTTAACCCTATGCAGATGCCTCCAGGTAGGAATTCCTACAACCACCATCTACCATTCAGACTTAAACAGTGTCcatgatgttgctgctgttcaTATAATAATTTCCCTGTAGGTATTTTGCAAGAAACTTTCATAAGGACTAAGACTCTTTCTTCCTTACCAAGAAAAATCTCATCACTCACATGTTGCCATGGATGCGTGTTAATACTGAAACTGAATCTAACTCAATTCTGTTACCCCTCTGCTCCCAGgttttcctcctccaggtgcCATGCCCTTAGGTCCCCCACCTGCTGCCAAAGGTGGAGTTGAGGACCCGCCTTTGGACCCAGCAGGTCTGGGCAACAATAGAGATGACGACGGTCCCAACATGTTTAACAACCAAATGGGACCTATGGGTCAGTTTGTATTTCACTCGAGCTTCAATCAGAGTGGTTTTGCTTTTCAAATGACGTAGTGACTGTTTCCTTTTGGGACAAATATGAAGCAAATTAACACTATGTTGTATTTGTTTCCTCATCAGGTAACCAGGTAGGCGGTCCTCCAGGTTTACCTCCAGGTGGACCTCTAAGTGGACTTCCAGGTGGCCCTCTAGGTGGACCTCCAGGTTCGCTTCCGGTCGGTCCTCTCGGCGGACCTCCAGGCGGTCTTCCGGGTGGACCTCCCGGTGCTCTTCCAGGTGGGCATCCTGGAAATATCCAGCCGGGTTCTGGAGGTCTGCTTGGTGCACGGCCTGGTATAATCCCACTCCAGCGTCCTCCCGCTCCCCCTCCCGCACACATGCAGCGTTTCCCTCCACCCCACGGTCCAAGACCACCTCACCCCAACCTTCCCCCAATGCCCCCACAGATGATCCCCAGGGGACCACACCCTCAGATGGTGCCCCACGAGCCCCCTCTGTCCAAGGGGGCCTTTGGAATGCCCCCTCCACACAATGTGAGACCCCCTTTCCCTCATGGGCACGGCCCTCCTCCCCCACAAGGTCCTCCTCCGCCTTTTATCAGACCAGGGGTTCCTCGTGGCCTGGAGAGGCCAGAAGAAATGGACAGCAGACCATTCAGGGGGGACCGGCCTGGATTCAGAGACCGAGAGCCCGAGAGGGACAGAGACTGGGATCGAGACAGGGATAGAGAGAGGGACCGAGGCTTTGGGAGTGGAAGGCGTGCATTCGGCGatggaggaaggggaggaggtggtggtggtgacaaAATGGATGGAAGGGAAAGGCTCGGAGGATGGCAGGAAGACGGAGGCAATCATCGTGGAGGAGGatgggacagagacagagatcgGGACAGGGACCGCGACCGCGAtcgagacagagacagagacagacgagaCTGGAGAGAGAGGCGAAGCAGCCTCGATAGAGACCGGGATCGTGGGAGGGGTGACGACGGGGAAAGGGAGCGAggcaggggggagggaggagaaaggggaagagGCGAAGGGGGGAGTCGAGAGAGCggcagaggagctgaaggaaaGGGGGACAGGCCGAGGCGGTCAGAACGGCGAGAGAGGACCACGCGGTGGGACAAGGACGACCGATTGGCCGAACTGGAAAACATGGACAGATTTCGGACCTCGAACAGTTTAGAGCAACCACCCGGGACTGCTGTTGCCGCGGAAACCAGTAAAGAACCAGCTGTGGAAAGTTCTCATAAGGACGCAGAATCTGAACTTGAAGCTCCGCCACCGGAGGAAACTCCTACAGGAGATCCTGAGCCCGCTGAGCCCTTACCTTCAGCTCAAAGTGagcaaacagaaactgaacagAAAGCGGAATCATAGACtgttcactgaaaaaaaaaaaaaaaagtttccagttGTCTCAGCTCGTGGCAGTTTGTACATTGGTATTGGACAGTTTCTGGGCAGTAGttcatttattgaaaacaaactgatctCCCACACATATTGGCTTCATTGGTACCAATCATGACCAtgataaaaatcacatttacatCTCAAAACACTTGAAAATCAGTTTGGAAAAATGGCCGTAGTTCAATATTGGCaattaactgtattttttatttttttttaaaccttccCTTTAAGGTGCGAGAATGAACAATGTTTGCATGTTACCTTAGATCTGTCCGTATCTAGTTTCATATTACTTTACAGATGGAGGACACGATGACAAATTAGTTTTTACTTCATGCCATCATCTGTGGACATCAGGAACACATAACATTGTAAATGTAGCCTTTtacaaaatagtttttaaacttgccaaaatgtcaaaacactgAATATTGTTTCAAGCAACTCTGTCATAATAGACGCaccattatatattttttttctttgtcatcttGTCTTTTATGTTGACTCCTCATTACAGCCAAAAAGAAACAGGACAGGACTACAGTGGccttaaaatcaaatcaagtgAATTGCAGATATTTGGgatttaacaaaatatataagaTATACAAGATGGGGAACACATCCCTGTGAACGTTGGGCTTGTTTGCTTCGGTACTTTTATCACACAATGTCCTCACTTTTCGTCCTTTGAACCACATCAGGTAgaataaagacacaaatgtcTTCACTCTACCAGACACTTGGTGCTGTAACTAAAAAGTGACCCACACTTCTATAGTTCAATACTCCGTGTCCTTAAATATTCCTTCATGACTCCCtggttttatgtttatgttttagttGATGTATTCCACTAGCGCCGAGACTCCTGAAACATAGAACTCCTTAGATcctaaaattatttttaaaagatctCTAACTCGATAGTTACTGATAAAAGGTCAGTCTGCAGGTCTTGTGATTAATTCTAATGTTTTTACACAGTAAAGAttgtttcacatattttgatCATGCTATACTCATCCAGATGTCACTTGATCGCAAAGATGTTCATTTTGTTGCCGGGTCACAAAAATATTAGCCTGTAATAGCCTTTAGTCATGGCGTAGACTTATTTCTTATCAGAGTGAGTCTCGTAAACATATCATTATAAGCCGTGTTTTAACCCATACAGAGACGATAAATACCACTGCACTCAATTTGATGGTGAAACATCCAAGCAGAGCCACAAAATCACCTCCACGGCCCTTGGATGTCTATGTCGCTGTTATTCTTCTCCATCATGATACAAAATCTGCCCAAAGGACTTGATTGGCCCAGCAGGTTCTCACTAAATTAATTCCTCGTTGAGCTTCTCCAGACCAAAATGGGCTAGCCAACATTTTCAGAACAAGGAAACTTCAGGATGGCTTCTGGACAACAAAAATATGGGAGGCGGTCTCAAAACCCAAGAACCTAAACTTCTAAAGAGGCAAATCAAATGTATTTGGCACATGCAACATTCACATAACAGTAAGAATCTATTGGTGGAAAATTGTGGAAAAGATGTGAACCGAGTAAAGGGGTTATACAGGACTCGCAAATAAAGATCCAGTTGATCCACCTCTCTAAAGAAATATCAAAGCGAGTATTTTCTACAGAGTACAGAGAGTGTACAGAGTTTCATCATAGTTTATGATCATTTTGATAATTGGCTGCAATGTTTTCCAAACTGATATAATCAAAGGCTTGTGCAAGTGAAATGGTAGGATGTGAATACTTTAGTTTTTGCTGGTCCCAAGTTTCACACCCTTGCCAAATTAAGTAGAAGTACAAGTGCACAAGTTTAAAATTCACATACCAAGTTTAATTTTTGAacattctctgtatttttgaGGTGAACAGGCCTGTTTGTTAAGCTTTATGTTGATGATGGTGTCCTTTCTCTGTTAGGAAGGATAAGGATAATGATTTGAATTGTGTATgacttgcatttgtttttttttgtttttttaatcataatcAGGTTTTGGCCACCTAGAGATACAAAACGCAAACCTTTAGAAATGTTTGAACGAAGAACTGATAAACTCAGTTTTCAAGTGTCCATTTCATTGAAGAGATACTATATTCAGTGGAAAGTTGTTCAAATCTGAAGCCCAGATTCTGCAAGCGCATCCTCTTGCGCTCACATAACTTTACACCGAGGCAAAGTGAAGAAATGAAGAGTATTTCTGTAAATATGCTTGTGTCACTGACGATTCTAAAGGTGTCTTGGTAAATGTTGTGAATaatctgtggtttgtttttcccAGACAAACAAGTTGACTCGGAACGAGCGACAGAGGCCCTTTGCTTTAACGTTTTTAACTCCTAGTGGTTTGAatattgacagatgtttctATGGTTtgttaaaaaaggcaaaagacaTGGATATAAAATCTTCAATATTTCAACCGTAGgaaattgtttttaataaactatttttgtaCCAAATCTTGCTTCATTTGTGTTCTGCGCTTTACTGTTCTTTACTGATCAAATGTACACAAGGATGACCTAATACATGCTGTTTAAATCCCACAGGTCTAATATTTCCTATTGTCTATTATCCTCATAACTAAGTGAAGAATAAAACAATAGTCCACTATTTGTCTGATCCTCCTAGAAAAGGCTAATGGAATCAGTGGCTTTGCTTCCTTTATAATTCTCCCTTTCAGATGTTTTGTCTTCATGAAAGACCAGTCTAGATTTAATGATAATGCTTTGTTGCACcataaagaagacaaaaaagatTAGGGTTTTTAACTtgcttttaaatttatattgaaaTTCTCTTTATTATCAACATTTGCTGTAAGGTTAATTATTAACCTTTACTAACCAGTATTATTAAAACTGGGTTCACATTGGATAAATCCTTTAAACAACTAGCACTTTAACGTGGCAGTCATGATAACGCAAATACCAACCTTGTGTAATGTTATGTAATCATTAAGCTATGATTGAAAGCACGAATAAAAAATTTACAAATCAACATTTATTGTAAGAAACACTCTGGGGCATCTGTAATGTTAAGTTATTCGTTTGTGTGAATGGTACCAACCGACCAATCAAAACGTGTCCTTTCAATTGTGGATGGTTCTCATTGGTTGTCTCTGACGTAGGCCCGCCCACTGACCGCATACACACATTTGATTGGTTGCCAGTCCAGTAGCAAAAGAGCACGCTTGCGACGCTAAGTTGGTGTGACTGTGAAAGTAGTGCTGCAAACATGGTGCTCAAAGCTGTGTGCGTGTTGAAAGGAGCTGGGGAGACCAGCGGGACAGTTTACTTCGAGCAGGAGGTAAGGTTTGCCGCAGCGTGATAACAGGAGAGACGGTCTAGTTTGCCGTTTGTTTTTAGAGAGAAACGAGAGAGGACAAGCACGGCGCTCGAATGCTAAGCTGGCTAACATTAAGTTCATCCATTCACAAGCTAGTGGTCAAGGTTTCTGGGTCAATACTAGTGAAGTCGCAGgctaaatgtgacatttaatcgACAAGGCGTCGAACTTGCGCAGATTTGGCAGTATGCTTTGCATGGGCTAGCTAACAGCGTTCGCGTTATTCGATGGAAATTGGCGGTCCCCTGTGTGTTGCAAAACGTCAATCGGCGTGAACTACGCATTCAGCCAAGTCTGCTGCTTGTCGCTTCTTATTCAAAGTGGCTTGTTTGTTTGGGGAATTGTGCACtcaatgaatgaaatcagcGCCTCGACATTAAACACGTAACCTTTGAACGCTTTAAGGCCAGGGATTTGTTAATGATTCAGAGCACAACAGCCTGTTGCACAAGTTGCACGTTACCTTCGCAATACCAGCATGTAACAGTGCATTTAAGTGTGTGGCTTGCAGAACTACAAGCACAACCGCTTCAACGTGTCTCGGTGAAaacacattgttgttgttggtgtgtgaaATAAGCGTAAAAAGCTTATCTGGTAATCAGATTTTTGCTGAGTCACTGTCCGCCCTTGTTCTCGGTGCATTTGGCATGTTTAGCCTGTCTGATAAGGATATCGGGGGCGAAACACGCCACTATTTTATTATACGCCACATATTGTTATTGAAGGTCTCGTACCATGTGGCcactgatgcattttaatgaagAAATACTGTTGGTAGTTTTAATGTCACAGATCggtttgtatgttttttcttgGCAGaggcatttgtgtttgtgtatgtgtttgggAGTTCGTGTTTTAGACATGCCCCTTTTTAGCAATGGCCTGTAGTTATATGACTCATATAtattcttttccattttattttactacagaAAATGTTTGCCTTTCGCAGGGCTTGTGATTGTCTAGAAGTGATCCTTGTTTTAGCTTCTAGCGACTCTGGCCATCTGGTTTtgacagcacttttttttttttttgtatttgaatgGCCTCCTAAGTTGCGTTTTCTCCATCTGCCAGGGAGATTCTGCCCCTGTGAAGGTAACGGGAGAAATCAAAGGTCTTGCCCCCGGTGAACATGGCTTCCATGTCCACGCCTTTGGAGATAACACAAACGGTGAGCATCTGACAGTAGCCAGTGTGATGATCCACACGCTGGACATTCAAGTTAAtattactttgtgtctgagttGTCTcatgtgttcttttttcctcaGGGTGCATCAGTGCCGGCCCTCACTTCAACCCCTACAACAAGAATCACGCTGGCCCCAATGATGCAGAAAGGCGAGTTCACTACTATTGTAACAAGCCTTTATAGTGTTCAGGAAAACACTGTGGGACTTTTTTCATCACGTTTGACATATTTGACCAATAACTGACAAAGCTCAAGTATTTGTATAGCAGGgagggacaaaacaaaagctgtcACGCAAGATTCAATTTAGTCGTGGTTACAAAAGGTTTGTTTAGTCAGGTAAGTTGCATTTAACTTGATTTAGAGTCAGCTCAGAGGTTTGCATAGTTTTGCATACAGTGAATGTAACTTGATAGGCTGTTTGGTGACCGCTATTTTCACCAGTAGATAAACATCTGACATTAGTATTGATTTGCTTTTtatgtgcagattttttttaatagtggATTTAACTTGAAGAGCACCAGTTTTTAGGAAGCAACTTGTGTTTAAAAGTCATAGTTgaggcagaaaacagaaaatatggtGGGAGGGAAATGGATACTACATTTGAGGAATATCTACAGCTGcatttgaccaaaaaaacaggGTTTCAGACCGACTTCTCCTTTTTCATCGTTATTTTTAGCCGCTGCTGAAACTCCAGTGATTATGGGCCTATTGCAGTCTGCTGTAATCTAACCACAAGTCTTTTTCACAGATTAATACAAACTACCCAAATCCTGTCAAATCCTGttttacaggttttttttttattattattgtcttaaCACGTGGTtgaaagtacattttttttatgctgatTTCTGGTATAATACTTTGTACAGTCTAAAACAATCTATAGTTGTCTCCATTAAAGCTGTAGACTTGTTTCCTGTTAGTAAATTATaactaaatcatttttatgcaaacaGACATGTTGGAGACCTGGGCAACGTGACTGCAGGAGCAGATAACGTCGCCAAGCTCGACATCACAGACAAGATAATCACCCTCACGGGCCCCGACTCCATCATTGGCAGAACCATGGTGGTAAGAAAAAGTGTCCTTTTGCtcacacaaaccaacaaaattTAAGACTTAATATGGAGTTCAATACCTAAGTTGTGATTTGTCAATGGAAAATCATTTGTCCTGTTTATTAAAGATCCACGAGAAGAAAGATGACCTTGGAAAAGGAGGGAACGAGGAGAGCCTGAAGACCGGCAATGCTGGTGCACGTCTGGCCTGTGGAGTTATCGGCATCGCCCAGTAACCAAAATGCTACAACTCGATGCACTGAAGACGCTTTTCCCCACTGCACTTAATAAGACCAACATAACTACTTGATGTGACAGTTTGCCCCTTTTCAATTCTCTATGGCTTTTTGTCGACTAGTCTGGAGAGTAGATGAGCCACTCTTTGCCCCGTCTGTTCCTAATGACAGTTGTATGTAAGAGTTTATGTCTGCGGATTAGTTTTATTCCCAAAGAATTGGTAACGCACAAATAATAACCAGATACAATTCACAAGATGAATAAATTGTTTATCTGAATCATGTGAGTGGTGTGTCATTTATAGTCTGTGTGTGATGGCAACGGTACAAAGTTCAGCATTTCGTTTCCAAGTTGTGACTAAAGTCTGACATCATGTTTGTGCGATAGTTACACTGAGTGTAGCTGTAGTCAGTCCTAGTAGTTACCCAGAATATCAGCTTCTTCAATTGAGACACTGATTGTCTTTTGTGACTTACAAGAAATTTAAGCTTAACGCTACTAGATAATTTCTGCATAGTCAGGTGCTTTCTATCTACGAAAAGAAAAGGTCTCTCTTAAGTTTCGTTTGACCGCCTTTAGTTTTGATTACAGCCCACATTTGCTGTCTCAGTGTTTTATTAAGCCTatgcagtgtcacaagatttatttccatccagtgttgcattcatttttcaccaggATCTTATTTGATTGGTGGGAAGGTCTGACCACTGTGcgaagccttctccagcacatcgcaaagattctcagtgggttGAAGCTATGGAATGACAATGACGTCTcgtgctccctgaaccactctttcacaatttgagccgaTGAATTGTGACATTGTCgtcttggaatatgcccgtgCCATCAGGGAAATCAAAATGGTTGTTTTGAAAAATGAGAAGCCACTCGTTGCATTGTTTGGGGTTAAACGACTGGTTTAATTAAATCCAgggggttttattttatttttttttcgtccaGGCAGTGTAGTAATACAGTCGAACATTTTAGTACCCGTGTTTTAAACTAAAGTCCTATTggctttatttcatttcacaattTGCACAATTCCCTAAACAAAACTTGATATTTTGACACAAACAAAGCAGGTGGCACACATAacaggcacaacattaaaaccactgacgggaaaAGTTTATAAgagtgaccatcttgtgatgattcagtgttctgctgttcTGTTCTACGTTTGGACtttcactcatgtggatgttatttagacctGTACcacccgccccatagcaatgacactccttaaggttgacctgtcctccaaattcattcGACAGAGTAAGTATCCTAGGAATGAATTCTGTTTTTCCAGGTGACGCAGTTTACACCCTCGAGGAATCTTAATTGTAAAATACACAGTGGCATAGATAACAGGGAGATTATACAGTctccaaacaaaacaatgaaaaaaattaaaaaatgtgataGTGTAATCTGAGAGTTGCTTTATCTGCCCTACAGCAGcagttaataattaaatttgggaaagcacaggtgtattGGTTGGCTGTGTTTCATTTAGAGGAGGCCCTGCTTTTGTGCAGTGTGGTCATGAAACTAGAGCTGTCTTTAATTCACCCATGCTTCCCCTACTGTGGCAACtatttgaatgtttgtgtgtttgtgttactctAGTTGGATGTATACTGTCTCAGGAATCCTTGTTGTGACAGGTATCTGGGATGACGGCAGCCACTGGTGGTCTTCTTGAGATGATAATCGGCGCAGTCCATGAGAAAGAGGCAGTTTGAGAAGTTCTGAAGGTACCCTGAAGAACACACAGGACAACAAAGAgacaagtaaattaaaaattttaagacattttatgtatatatatataatttagtTAATAAACCATACATTTTTAGAAGCAACGGATTATATTCTTTATTGATGAACTTTCTGCTGTATTAAACCCCATGTTCCTCTAGAGGGCGTTGCTACTCATAATATCTCAAATGGCAACAATTACTAGTCAGATGCTATGCTTCATCACAAGTTGATCAGATCACATTTTATCCCACTACAagataatatatatgtatgtacatatgtacatttatatatgtatatatatatgtgtgtgtgtatgtatatatatgtgtgtatatatgtatgtatatgtatatatatatgtatatgtatatatatatacatatgtgtgtatatatgtgtatgtatacgTACATACTAGATAGGAAAATGCTCattatgaattatgaattgCTGttgtacatttataaaaacattcaatTGTGTGAGCATCCCAGACAGCTACAAGAGACCACctagtaaaatataaataacagcTTGTGATGGAAAACATTTCGGCTGAAACTGGAATCCTAGCCCTCTatttttcatccatccatttataAACTGAACAGCTGAACACTgtacacactgttttttttgttttactttctttctttcttttctctggaaTTGTACATGTTCCCACGTGTGCTCCTATCCCAGAGAAATTACATATCGGATGCTCCTCGTCAGGTAGCAATCCAGAGGAAGTGTTTTGCACTTTGAATCCAAACAGAGAATGTTTAGTTTTGCAAGATGTGCAGTGAGATGACCATATACGTCGCGATGCTTGTGGAAATTGTTCGGTTCGTGCAAAATCGCAAGGGCTTTTACTGTTCCCGTCAACATTGTTAGTGACGCTTTCAGGCTGAGAACTCAAAAGCAGCCCAAATCTGCAAGTTGAAATGGCTGTATTAGTGTAGACAGATGGATCCAGCAGAGCAGAAAGACATACTGACTGTAAAGGCTGGTATAAATAGCCTGGGAGTGGAGGTGATGAATAATAGAGACTGCCAATGCAGCTGACAGTGAGGTAGAGAGGGCACGACAGCAGAGGAGTTCAACAAAAGCATAGGACATAGGGAAAATACTCAGAATATCACaagtgggggggaaaaaaagtgaaacgcGCAGGTTTTAGTTCACACACAGTTTATATGTGAACACAAACGTCAGACCTTTATCAGTTTCAGTGAA from Mugil cephalus isolate CIBA_MC_2020 chromosome 15, CIBA_Mcephalus_1.1, whole genome shotgun sequence encodes:
- the sod1 gene encoding superoxide dismutase [Cu-Zn], with product MVLKAVCVLKGAGETSGTVYFEQEGDSAPVKVTGEIKGLAPGEHGFHVHAFGDNTNGCISAGPHFNPYNKNHAGPNDAERHVGDLGNVTAGADNVAKLDITDKIITLTGPDSIIGRTMVIHEKKDDLGKGGNEESLKTGNAGARLACGVIGIAQ